The Solanum lycopersicum chromosome 9, SLM_r2.1 genome window below encodes:
- the LOC101257300 gene encoding vacuole membrane protein KMS1, whose product MGSKKKTASQKNSRSASPVKEMAISDLTVKHQKDLENLNLLTQPFRTLKLFSMAMMQYLMRSIAYLLSHRWCMLFSMIAGLALILLVTTDGPHVKHVEEVGRYLQFGLWWVALGVASSIGLGSGLHTFVLYLGPHIALFTIKAMKCGRVDLKMAPYDTIQFQKTPLWLHKDCSEFGPPVFSSSHGTSVPLSSILLQVQLEAVLWGLGTALGELPPYFISRAASLSGSKVEAMEELDASSENNGFIATRLTQMKRWFFSHAQCLNFFTILILASVPNPLFDLAGIMCGQFGIPFWKFFFATLIGKAIIKTHIQTVFIISVCNNQLLYWVETKMIRMLSFIPGLETMLPKIIAKLHSMKDKYMATKTPSTSNIKVNKWDFSFASVWNGVVTIMLLNFFVKIVNATAQRYLKKQQEEELASLKNKSS is encoded by the exons ATGGGGTCGAAGAAGAAAACAGCATCACAGAAAAATTCTCGTTCTGCTTCTCCAGTTAAAGAGATGGCAATTTCAG ATCTTACTGTGAAGCATCAAAAGGATTTAGAAAATTTGAATCTGTTGACACAGCCTTTCAGAACACTCAAGCTTTTCAGTATGGCAATGATGCAGTATCTTATGAGGTCGATAGCATATCTTTTGTCGCATCGATGGTGTATGCTTTTCAGTATGATTGCTGGACTTGCCTTAATACTGCTTGTGACAACCGATGGTCCTCATGTAAAG CATGTTGAGGAGGTTGGTAGATATCTCCAGTTTGGATTATGgtgggtggctcttggtgtggCGTCTTCTATTGGCCTTG GGTCTGGTTTGCACACTTTTGTCCTTTATCTGGGCCCTCACATTGCTTTATTTACGATAAAGGCAATGAAGTGTGGGCGAGTTGACCTCAAAATGGCTCCCTATGATACAATACAATTTCAAAAAACTCCTTTATGGCTTCACAAAGATTGTTCAGAGTTTGGCCCCCCTGTATTTTCATCTTCACATGGCACAAGTGTTCCTCTTAGTAGCATACTGCTCCAAGTGCAGTTAGAGGCTGTTTTATGGGGCCTTGGAACCGCACTTGGAGAGCTTCCCCCATATTTTATTTCAAGAGCAG CAAGCCTCTCAGGCAGTAAAGTAGAAGCAATGGAAGAACTAGATGCCTCTTCTGAAAACAATGGATTTATAGCTACTCGTCTGACTCAAATGAAGCGCTGGTTTTTTTCCCATGCACAATGTTTGAACTTCTTCACAATTCTAATACTTGCTTCG GTTCCTAATCCTCTATTTGATCTTGCTGGCATAATGTGTGGACAATTTGGGATTCCATTTTGGAAGTTCTTTTTTGCAACTTTGATTGGAAAGGCCATCATTAAAACTCACATACAG ACCGTGTTCATAATTTCTGTTTGCAACAATCAACTTCTTTATTGGGTGGAAACCAAGATGATTCGGATGCTTAGTTTTATACCTGGTCTCGAAACCATGTTACCTAAAATCATTGCCAAGCTCCATTCCATGAAAGACAAGTATATGGCTACCAAAACTCCGTCCACTTCAAATATAAAG GTGAACAAATGGGATTTCTCATTTGCTTCAGTTTGGAACGGCGTGGTAACCATCATGCTACTTAACTTTTTCGTTAAGATTGTAAATGCTACTGCACAGCGGTATTTAAAAAAACAGCAAGAAGAGGAGTTGGCTAGTCTGAAGAACAAATCATCTTGA